Below is a genomic region from Cupriavidus sp. P-10.
TCGCTCATGCAGGCTTTGTGTCATTCGGTCATGCTCCTCGATATCGTTTATCTGATAAGCAGGTTCCGTACCGTTCCCCGGTCGGATGGCGTCTCTCGTCTTCCGCAGGGCATGCGCCAGAGAGACTTTGTTGCCCCTGCAGACGTAACCGACGGGTCGTCTGCAGCTTCCCAATGACGATCCCGCTGCTGTACTTTACCAGCGACCGAAAGCTCATGGGACCACGCGTACTCGCGCTCGTGTTCACACTGTAACGAAGGTGGCGCCGGAAAGCGGCCACGTTGTGCGCTCTTGGCCTGAACGCCATACAGCATGTCGCCCGCCGGGTCGCCCTCGATCGCGGCGATCAGATCCTTCGCAACTTGGTGCTCGACCTCCGCTTTCGTCAACCGGTTTTTTTGACAGAATCAGCCCACGTCAGACATTGAGCGACCGCGATGTGAGAATTACTTGTTATTCCTGCAACGATCCATCGTTGGCCGCGCATGTCGCGAGACCCGCGTTACCCGTAGGCGACCTCCCTGACGCAGGGTCTGCGATTCCAAGCCAGCCGTCCGGAAACACCCCACGCCTGGCACAAAACCTGCACAGGTCAGCGTCGGTGCGAAAGGACTACCCTGCGCCCCGGCATGTTCAATCTGTTCAACTCGGAGAATGACCATGGAACAGGCAGAGACGAAAGTCACGCAAGGGGGCGCCCTCGGAACGAGCACGCTAAGGGTGCCCACATTCGGCGAACGGGCAGTTGCTTCCCCCTCGACCTCGGACCCCACATCCGGGTCCTCCTCCGTCCGGCATGGGGAGGATGGACCCGCTTCAGCGGAAGGAAAGGCCTCGCAGAACCTTTCGCGCGAACTGGACAAGCTGCTTGAGCGTCTTCCTGGACTGGCCGGCGAAGACCGCGACAAGGCCAAGGCCGAGTTTCTGGAGATCGCGGCAAAGTCGGCAGGTACGGCCACGGAACTCGTCGCCAAGTCGGCTGACGTCGCCAAGCGGGTCACAGGACGCGTTAAGTCGGAGTGGGATACCGGACGCGAGCGTGCGGAATCGTTTGTCCATGCCAATCCGCTGCGCGCGGTTGGCATCGCCTTG
It encodes:
- a CDS encoding DUF883 family protein; translation: MEQAETKVTQGGALGTSTLRVPTFGERAVASPSTSDPTSGSSSVRHGEDGPASAEGKASQNLSRELDKLLERLPGLAGEDRDKAKAEFLEIAAKSAGTATELVAKSADVAKRVTGRVKSEWDTGRERAESFVHANPLRAVGIALGIGVMLGARLFGSSRQGGPL